The Limanda limanda chromosome 13, fLimLim1.1, whole genome shotgun sequence region TAAAAAAAGCTGCTAACATTGTGTGGGTTGACAGTACAGCTCTGTGTCAGTGAGCTACAGCTGGGGAAGGTGTGACGGTGGAAGGTTTGAGGTTGATGCACATCTGCTCGAACACAGTGTGATGGGTTTTCCCCACGGCTTGCCTAGACCTCGGAGGCACATCATTGCTTCTTGTGTGACGaatataaatgttatttaatgtttatatgaGTGTGAACACACTGTAAATGTGATATAAACCTATGGGTATAACATTATCAGAACGACAACATATATTTCCCATTGACCAAACTTGTGATTATATGTAATCATTCCACTTGATCCAATGTGATATAGTTATTAATCTTATGTATGTTTCATGCATATTCATGGCCTTGTATTGTATCTCAGagttgtgttgtattgtttgattattataatgtatttttaatcaTGAGTTATTAACTTGTTATTATTGGATGCAGTGTTTTAATCATGCGTTTTTTGTACAGTTAGTTTGGatggtaatataatatataatgcaCATGATTTATCCGTAGATATTTGTAATTAtattagaaaaatatatttttattttatgtcagGTTGCCTTGTAAAAGCTAATGAGTTTATACAGCTAACTCTGGCTTATTGACAATATTTTGTCTCTTGAATAATGAGCGCTGTCTCTCAAATAACTAACTATGAGTAAATTGTCATTATAAGTGTCAAATATTCAATCCAAAAAAGTGTCATGATAGTGCTATTTTACCACTATATCAAAGTACACAATGAGGAGTATAGTACATGAACCTacatgaatatgaataattCATACAAGCCATGTGAAACCTGTGGTGTGGGAGTAATCATTactttcattttgtgtgtgtgtgtgtgtgtgtgtgtggttgtgtgtgtgtgtgtgtgtgggccccAGTGATATGTTCAGTCAGATGTGTGGATTTGAGAGAGGGGGGCGTGAGAGTCATTGTCCTGAAACTAAGAGCAGCTCTCCAGTGTACACATGCTGTACATACATCTCCATACgtgccacttcctgtctttatACATGCGGGTGTATGTCGGACCCTGACGTGGGTTCATTTGTAAGTCACAGTGGCtcctttaattcatttaatgTTGTAAAAACTTCGTTTTAAATCCTTTTGAGTAGTTTGACTGTCAATTTCCTCCATTATCTTTAGATTAGATTTAGATGAAACGATGCTGCGGAGATTGTTTGCTCATTTAAAAGGGTCAGTTTCATTTCTTTAAGAGCAACAACCTCCATTAATCTTAAAGGTGAGTCTAAAGCAGCACTAATTAATTTCTTGGCAGCATGAGAATATCCCAACaggctgtaaacacaacattaacataTTATCTCCCAGTAAATATGCCAAAGAGGTGAGCAAAGGGCTTATGATTTAAACATCCACCAGACATGGagcaacattagcattcatttgGAGTCATGTTTAAGGCCACTTGATGAATGTACGCCTAATATTAACTCTATTAAGGTTCTGTTCTGGTTTCACCCGACTCCTGAGGGAATATGTGGGTCTTTAGCAGATAAAAGCTCCACTACGTTCACCAGTCGATGTCTCCCGTTAAATTCTGAGCATGTTAAAagtggtgtttgtttgttttgtttgttcagaAATCTGATTTCTAATGTGGTTGGAGGTACAGATATGAGAGATACAGTGAGAGTGATGCAAAGTGAACGATTGAGCTAAAAGTAATTAAAACGGTCACTTTATGTTGAAGGGAATTGCATAACTACCTTTCGCATCACACATGgtatttctttatattctttAAATAACTCTATCGATTGGTGTGTCGGAGGTCTTATATTGTGCATCACTTGGTTTCCCCCCACACTCGTATTAGACAGTCCTGTAATGTTACATGGTCAGTGACGCATTAACTGAACGATTTTCTCAGAAGAGAGGACACAGTTCTGGTAACTCTCTTCTGCCGAATTAGCCACAAACACACCCATGCTGATGCTCGATCAAACAACGCAGGAAGTGCTGGAGGTATGGCAGGCGCTCTGTTTCAAAGAaaaccacacacagagacacaagggcATtaatagaacacacacaaaatatctCAAGCATCCCTCAATACATCACTATACTCAACTTTGAAAGTGTAatagatattttttttgttttggcgGAAAATGTTATCGTCATCTTCCACCAGTAAATAGTAGATTGATTGATcgagacggacagagggaccTTTGTGTTAGTTTCAATTTCGCTGGACATCTTTATGAGTTTCCTTCCTGACACTTTGTACATATTTGTTGCATATTGACGCCAATTTAGAGCCAGATACTCTTccataaacacaacaaaccatTTGCTCAGAAAGACTTTATTGGGAAGTGACAGTGCAAAATACTTTGACGGGCATACGCACAGGTTTACATAAGGTACGGTCAACACAAACTTAACATAggataagataaaactttattaatccaCACACCTGggaaatacagtaaaaatggtGTGGGGTTGGCATCTGGAATAAAACTAGAGACCAGAGTCCTGACATCACAGCTATATatattctggatgtttaatcttgataataatacatttcagttttctttgctGTTAATGTTACATAGCAGGTTTGAAAGACGCCATCAGAAACATTTCCCCTTCCTCAAACATCTGCTCCTAAGCCGCCGCCTCCGCCTCCGCCTCCTGGCTTTCCTGCCTTTCTTCACTGGTGCTTTCTTTGTTGTACTGGGGACTGTTGATGGGAAGTCACTTGTGGATGCCTGTGTATTCTGCTCCATCTCAAGCAACCCTTTTGCCTCCTCGTCCACCTTCACTGTGGCTGTTTTTGCCCAATCGCTCTGGGGGTCAGAGGTGGATGCCTGAGTATTCTGTTCCATCTCTAGCAACCCTTTTGCCTCCTCAACCACCTTCACCGTGGCTTTTTTTGTTGTAGTGGGGACTGTTGATGCGAGGTCACTTGTGGATGTATCCTGTTCCATGTCAGGCAACCCTTTCGCCTCCTCATCCACCTTCCCCGTGGATTTTTTTGTTGTAGTGGGGACTGTTGATGCGAAGTCACTTGTGGATGCCTGTGTATCCTGTTCCATGTCAGGCAACCCTTTCGCCTCCTCGTCCACCTTCACCGTGGCTTTCTTTGTTGTACTGGGGACTGTTGATGCAAAGTCACTTGTGGATGCCTGTTTATTCTGCTCAATCTCAAGCAACCGTTTTGCCTCCTTGTCCACCTTCAACTTGGCTTTTTTGGCCCAGGGGGTCTGGGGGTCGGAGCAAATTCTAAATCCACGCTCCGTCTGAAACCTGCAAATGATAGTGTGAGATGTTAATGCAGTTGTATGGCTTTATTCATGTTGATTTGAATTAAATACtaacttattatttatttaaaagtttaacaaaaaatatgttttctgtaCGCACTCACAGTCCCTGTTGTTCTGGTTAATGCAAAGTAAACTTATTTCGAAGGGACTATTTTCCAATAGAAAGTAGATCCAATGAACTGCGGACACTATTGAGATTATCCAGAATAACAGGGACACTTTTTAGAAAATGATGTTGCTATTgcaatttataaatataatctaTACTATCTGAAAACCTGGAAACTTGGTATGAAAACTCAAactgacattgtgtgtgtgtgtgtgtgtgtgtgtgtgtgtgtgtgtgtgtgtgtgtgtgtgtgtgtgtgtggcacttACCTTATGGCTGTGACATGACAGACACCTTCAACCTGTATTGTGTAATTCTTAATTTGGTCAATATTAACTCTGGTGGTGGTTAAAAGAAGACAACAGCCGGACACGGGTCCATGCACTGAGCGGGACACAcatagagaaagaaagattaATTAACTTTCAGATCATTCACTCATTTACAGTTTAGAACTTTTTTCTGTACTCACTTGCATGGACCGAGCTCATCCATGTGATGAAGCTGAGAATCGCCAACACCACGATGAGTTTCATCTTCAAATTGGCACCGTGGCTTTGTCTTTCAGTAGCCGACTGTGTATCGCTCAGCGCAAATATTTACAACCTGACAACTCACAGAAGTAAAATgtctctgctcttatacaccaCCAGCCCATCCGCCTCTCTCCCCCCACCTCACATCCAACCCGTCACCACCGAGGATCGTCACGGTGGCCACACAGTGGGGAGAGGAAACAATGAGTTTTGCCTTTCACTCGCTGAAGGTGAGAAACAGACCATCCAACCACAGGCCTGCCCACAATGCAACACTTACGACTGTAGCTCACTCAAAGTACAAACTCTTGAGGTGTTAGTAACCCTATAGACAAACATACAGAAACTTGTCCGTTTCCTCCACACTCATTTGGAAAGCCACAAGCTGCCTCCACTTATAGACTCTCTGACGCCATACAAGGTCTGGTACCTGAGAGATGAACTTATCATACATGTTTTTAGGTCTAACTTAATTCGGTAGCTAGCATATTCCTGATTATCTCACCAGCCACAGGATACTGTGTTTGACAATCATAAGTTGTTTAACACCCACTTACTTGAAATTtgcagatatatatattgtgatgTGAACACTGGGGCAATCCATCTTGGTATTGGGGCTTTCAGACTTGCACTGTACTggggacattttcctgaaattatgtccaagtcagttgctctggacattctctggCACCTATTCTGCCAGCCCCCCAGGTAAAgtgtccagaaaatgtctgagtgagcccatgtgagaatacagctggaaaatgtccagagaattCATAGCGAGTGAGTGGCTGTGATGATGTTTCTGTGAATGATGCCAAaatggaagaatacaaatagcTTAGGATAAAAAAGAGTTGCAATACACGTAGAAAGACACAGACGCAGATCTCaatttggaaaaacatatcatactattggatgtttttctttcaccatGTGAACACGACATTAGCAGAGATGAAATCAGCCAGAATGAGTGAAACCACCACATGACAGTGTGTATGGCCTTTACTGAGAGAGATGGCAGATTGTGACAAGACAGTTTCCGTTTTACACCACATTAGAATTTCCAAGTAAAAAGGTTTAAGGTTAGATTAGATTTAGATTATGTCGAAATTAGATTTATACAGTTGGTTAGGGGCACATGCCGAGGAAAGAAGAGCCAAGCATAGGGGACTCAGAGGGTTTTAACACAGCATTTAACCAACTGTAAAGCTGCAGGCAAACTGGCAGTGTAATGCACTCATAGAGCTTAAAATGCTTAAGAAAGAGAGGATGGATTAAGTGAGAAATGCAGAAGAAGAgtgaaatttatatttttagaagGGGTGAGGGCACTGGACacacaaagaggcagagagataaGCAGGAAAAGAGTTAGCATTTTCAAGACAAGAGAGAAAGATGCAAGGAAGGCTCATGATTATGCCAGCTCTGAAATGACAGCAAGAAAATAGCACCTGATTGGCCATCCACCTGCTGTCAGTGTGGAAAATAAATGGTGTCTTTATGCCCTTGACTCCttcattcaacaacaacaaatcccaCACGTCCAGCCATTAACACAAGTGAAAACCTGGCTGGTGTGTTCCtgtacaaaaaacacacagatacacaaactgAAGAACATACACAAATCCTCACAGGTATGCAGGCACTCATGGCAGCAAGCACACACATGACCTACGCCTGGACTAATGCGCTcggcacaaacgcacacacatttctccaCACCCAACATCCCAGTCTCATCATTTTCATCCCTGTGGCTAGTCGGAGGAAAAAAATACCTCGGCGGATTATTCGTTCCTCTCTTATTCATTAGTTGTTGTCCTGGGCAGCAGCCAGGGCCGCTGGTCCGCTGACAGCGTGGCTGATTGGAATTAGTCTCCTGATAAAGCAAGAGAGTGGAACCTAGCGTCGCAGGAAATTACAATCAATACTGACTCTCATATCCTCATCTGACATTGACTGCAACTGGGAATGAGAAGCACATTGTCCAGCCTCTGCATGTGGACATGAGGACGTGCACAGAGACAGTTTTACTGCACAAAGACTTTCACTGTTTCCCCTCCTGATTACTATGCACAGAGATAAGAAATGAGGAGAACCCCCCAAACCGCAGCTTTCTAACCACACTGTGTGCATTAACACCCACTCGTGCCCACGCCCTACATCATGCTTGTGTCCTTTGTTTCTTTAGAAATGGGGATAGACTGTGGCAGAGAAGAGAGCTTCCTCAAACGAAACACATTGGTGGTTGGTACACGACTCaaagcaatcacacacacacacacacacacacacacacacaaatgcaagcAGGCACCCAttcacgcacaaacacacgctgcaATGTGATTGGCATATTACAAATAAGACCTGTAATTAAAGGAATGTCTCATCAGATGAATATATTTGGCCGTCTCTGTTTAATAAAGAATCAGATACAGACAGATCAAGGTTTAATTTAATCCTTCATCCAACACTGAGGAATTGTATTGATTCATTTGGGAAGATAAGGATATGTGATTCTGTCTtcttcaggttttttttaaattttcatcAGACAGTCTGATtaactttctccctctcctttctttctGTGTACACATTCTGATAAGTTCATCTCcaataaggaaaaaaaaacttctcTAAAGACCAGGTATGCTGTTCAGAGAGCCATGTGTCTGGGCTTTGAGTCTGAGAGACGCCGGTGCATGAGCGTGACGGGTCGAGCGTCTGTCTGGTGGACGGACTTTTGTAAAGAACACTGCACTCCGGGGTCATTTTCAGAACTGGAGAAGTGTTGGGAAGATCAGAGATGTTTTTGATATGTAACAGTGGAGCCATACAGGCCGATCAATACACCGACCTTTCTCAGACAGATTGCATGATGTTCTGCCCGGTCCCCTGCACCATGCAGCCACCAGAGGTCCATCAGACATCACCACAGCTGTGTGGGCTGTATGGCCAGCTCTCTTTTACGTTACCTGGGGGCTTTCATTGTGCTGTGCTCGTTTtatctttctctttgtgtcacacacgcagagacacaCTGCTTATGCAAACCTATGAAAACAGATACGCTTAAATGAATCCTGTGAGAGGTGATCCTCAACAAATGAGGGTCTCTGACCTGTTCCCCAGGGCCTCTATAGATAGATCTAGCATATTTCTGTTCAATACCAGGAGATGAATAGAAATCCCTCCTGGAGTTGAGAAATGTCATTTGCTTTCCAATTAATACTTCAATTAACTAAGTCATTTCCAATTCATTTCCTGAAACCGGTGGAGTTGAAATGAAGCTGACCTCTTGGCCCTGTATCAATCTCTTTGCTATTGACCCCTTCGTGAAAAGCCTCAATTGTGGATCAACCGTCCATTTAGGAGAGGCGTCAATAATCGACTTTAAAACGTGGGCCGTATTACCATAGGCATTAGCATAGACATTGCTCTCATGGCTCTGGGGTGATTTGAATGTCTGTGAGAGTGAGTGACCCGCCCCGTGCCTCTGGCTCACGGTCCACAGGCCGCAGAAGCACGTAAAGTCTAATCAATAAGCGCTTTAATTATAGCGGCTCTCCGCCTGCAGTTCTTCACGGTTGGGAGACGCACAGTGCCACAGCTGATCCAGCACCATCATTTCAGATGGAGTTGGTTTTCACCGCCTCAGTAATCTGTCTCTTTTGGCCAATGCTATTATAGACAGCAAATTGTCCAGCCCTCTCCTTAGATTTGGTCAAATGGGCCGATTAGTTTGGAGGCGGGAGTCTTTTTTTTCCTATTCTGTTACTGCTTTGTGTTGCTCCTGTGGACTGGACTTACTTTCTCAAGCAAAAAGTCCCACAGTCGTAATTGTGAAATCAAGTTCGTCACAGTTCATTTACCTTAAAGTGTATTTCAAaagatgaaaatatgaaaaactgcATATTAAAGCCATAACATTGTGAAGCGTACAATGGCCTGTATCAGGAATGTTAGGTCTCCATCACAAAAAtgagaatgaaaacagaaacaaaattgGAGCTGCTCCACTGAAAAGTCTTGAGACAGTCAGACTTCACAACGgttatgttctttttttttattttccaaagcTTCACTTCTTTTCAATAAATGACTTAAACACAAAAAATCTGCTGCTCCGGACTTTGTGCGCCCTGATGCTGCTCGGGCACTAGATGGCGTACTTCCCCTGTAGTGAGTGAAGGGGGAAGCCTGCGCTTGACAAGCTCTGAGAGAGTCATCCAAATTTAGCCCAGTAGTCTGGAGTGGCAAAAATACAACTACTGCATCCCCCGGGCTACAGCTGACATTATTCTGCTCTTCATGGTAATACAGTCAGTTGTGAGGCTAAAGAGATAAAATGTCAGCTGTCCTTGAATAATTGAGGTTTCCCATTCTAGACACTACATCGCTTGAACGTGGGCCGCCAGTCTGATCTTGTGGGCAAGTGACAGAATGATTATTGTGTCTGGACGTCAgttttcttgtctttcactggCGGTGGCGTCTCACACGAGGATGTGCCAGAAGGACATATTTAGGAAGACTTTCAAAGGGGATGTTTCCCTTTTactcttcatctctccatctctcttttacTTTGTCTGCTTTGATCATGCAGTCCATTTAGTCCATCTCACCCTGTTGCTTCTTGTCATATGTCCCATGATCGCCCTTTTCATCCCCACCACTCCCCACCCCCGTCTTTGTCATTAGGCCCACGTAGACCCCACACTCTTTGAAACTTTCTTCCTTCTTCCCCCTGTGACACCCTGCTTTTCGTTTCCCTACTGGGTTAAGCAGGGTCATATCAAAGCCCTGATccctaaatgtgtgtgtttgagtgtgtgattgtgtgtgtgcatgagaaaaGCATGGCCTTCCCTGCTTGAGCTAGATTATTCAAAGTTCCTGACCTCTGGGTGGTGAGAGGGGCCCGTGTTTGGAAACACAGGCACTTGTCTTTGTCTCCCGAGCCCAGCGGGGGGGCTCGACGAGGGGCCTCTCTTGTCAGGCCAGTCCACGGCTGCACTCGGCCTGCTCTGGGCTTGCGCGTCCGTCCTCTGATCCTCGCCACCACCATCTTAATATTAATATGTCGTGAATAAGCAGACAGCTGGCTGGGCAGGCAAGTGCTCCCTGgatgcacacactcaaacacacacatctacacacacacacacacacaaacaaacaaacaaacacacaagcacaggatGAGTTTGGCCTGCGAGGAAAAACATTGATTCTGAGCCCCCTCACTGTGAGTCAATCTGCCCCCAATAGACATTCAAGTGTATCTGCTTGATCTGATGTTTCCCGATAAGAGAGATTCCTCCCAGGgtgtctgtacgtgtgtgtgtgagagtgtgtgtaagGGATATTGATTCTAGTCTGACATGGCACGATAGATCCCGGGCAGCTGCTAAGAGTTTAAATGAGCCCTATAGCATATCATT contains the following coding sequences:
- the LOC133017693 gene encoding integumentary mucin A.1-like — protein: MKLIVVLAILSFITWMSSVHAMHGPVSGCCLLLTTTRVNIDQIKNYTIQVEGVCHVTAIRFQTERGFRICSDPQTPWAKKAKLKVDKEAKRLLEIEQNKQASTSDFASTVPSTTKKATVKVDEEAKGLPDMEQDTQASTSDFASTVPTTTKKSTGKVDEEAKGLPDMEQDTSTSDLASTVPTTTKKATVKVVEEAKGLLEMEQNTQASTSDPQSDWAKTATVKVDEEAKGLLEMEQNTQASTSDFPSTVPSTTKKAPVKKGRKARRRRRRRRLRSRCLRKGKCF